The Besnoitia besnoiti strain Bb-Ger1 chromosome IV, whole genome shotgun sequence genome contains a region encoding:
- a CDS encoding hypothetical protein (encoded by transcript BESB_054760) produces MSGRGRGRGGSRGRGKPRGGRGSRRVATFEEVIERNAMLERHERDSEEEEEEEEEEEEDESPGKAKFKRPLDFLREQKKKEKADSGSDDEDEEEELTISLGNMRLSTANPNRGRKSVERTGVVELSRREREELERQRRQRIYEKLHAQGMTAEAKADLARLAEVRRRREEAARLRAENAGGEQRKRVENLSSLCTGF; encoded by the exons ATGAGCGGTAgaggccgaggccgcggaggatcTCGGGGGCGAGGcaagccgcgaggcggccgcggctcgcgccgcgtggcgACCTTCGAGGAAGTCATAGAGCGCAACGCGATGCTTGAGCGGCACGAGCGCGActccgaagaagaagaggaagaagaggaggaggaggaagaagacgagagccCCGGAAAGGCCAAGTTCAAGCGACCTCTTGACTTCCTCAGAgagcagaaaaagaaggaaaaggccgacagcggcagcgacgat gaggacgaagaggaggagctcaCTATTAGT CTGGGGAACATGCGCCTCTCGACGGCCAACCCCAACCGCGGCCGCAAATCCGTTGAGAGGACCGGCGTAGTTGAACTGAGTCGCCGTGAGCGAGAAGAACTcgagcgacagcggagacagcggatTTACGAG AAACTCCACGCGCAGGGGatgacggcggaggcgaaggcagaccTGGCCCG ACTCGCCGAggtccggcggcggcgtgaggAGGCGGCCCGACTACGAGCTGAGAACGCGGGGGGtgagcagagaaaaagggtTGAGAACCTTTCCAGTCTGTGTACAGGCTTCTAA
- a CDS encoding putative DNA topoisomerase I (encoded by transcript BESB_054730), whose amino-acid sequence MAPGKRRVLLTDDESSGEDAPLSQKAKRSRRSSELSSSVPPSPADEGAGSSAGLSPPIPGVKTEPALRDDQKQTSSVPSPAGVTSSPAGVTSSPAGGRSPAPSNGMPTKARDEGRPFAARLAAAAGPGGAATAVGDEKGQTQRDETATQQVKQEFKEAGAAAARQAQIKREGSDEGKAKSETLASRARAAGPSGAPRGPSPSPARLAGSVSPAPKKKLNKYVKTEENFEPINRWWERTEAEIEREQEKQWSYLEHNGLMFAPPYEPHGIAVKYKGETVALPPDAEEVANFWCGVLESDYATKTRFIENFWKAFLRKLPRNHPILRDEGHANAKQASEYASGEPLSGFAACDFSPIKEYLDKQKELKKEMTKEEKEVVKQQKLQEAAPYAYALVDFIREKVGNTRVEPPGLFRGRGEHPKQGMLKRRIFSEDVILNLAEDAPVPRVALPGHAWKDVFHDNSVTWLAFYRDSINDQVKYMYLAAQSKFKGQQDFLKYEKARKLKLHVDRIRQDYFKKMESANSLDRQLGTATYLIDFLALRVGGEKDTDEEADTVGCCSLRVEHLTFDTAKQEVTFDFLGKDSIRYFNTVKIHPQAFKNIVGFCKGKKPEDDVFDKINSAALNNHLRQFMPGLSAKVFRTYNASITLQNELYKLDQALALRAAELDGKPGAKKAKKEAVKMQKKEPESDDEDQPLAAAAAKENPQEETEEERRKREEQLRSITCNIANVGELIQFYNDANRAVAILCNHQRSVPKQHAASMQKMEHQQLMLEEDIRECEAYLAYLKKPASKKKEHFSFASDVKDFQGNPRKAVVKDGMKEDVCARRLQALLKRRADHLLKIKLKDDNKTVALGTSKINYMDPRITVAFCKKYEVPIEKLFNKSLRLKFPWAMFAKSSFEF is encoded by the exons ATGGCGCCTGGGAAACGTCGCGTG CTTTTGACCGACGACGAGTCCTctggcgaggacgcgcctctctcgcagaaggcgaagcgtTCACGTCGGTCTTCGGAACTCTCTTCTTCGgtgccgccttctcccgcggacgaaggcgcgggcTCGTCGGCAGGCCTCTCTCCCCCCATCCCCGGCGTTAAAACAGAGCCTGCTCTGCGAGACGACCAGAAACAGACTTCTTCGgtgccttcgcctgcgggtgtcacctcttcgcctgcgggtgtcacctcttcgcctgcgggtggccgctcgcctgcgccttcgaaCGGGATGCCGACAAAGGCGCGGGACGAGGGCAGGcctttcgccgcgcgcctcgcggcggcggcgggccctggaggcgccgcgaccgcggtcggtGACGAGAAAGGTCAGACCCAGCGCGACGAGACAGCCACACAGCAAGTCAAGCAGGAGTTCAAGGAGGCgggtgccgccgccgcccgtcaAGCGCAGATCAAGAgggaaggcagcgacgaggggAAAGCGAAGTCAGAgacgctcgcctcgcgggcgagagccgcaggccCCAGCGGCGCCCCCCGGGGACCGAGTCCGTCGCCCGCCCGACTGGCTGGCTCGGTCAGTCcagcgccgaagaagaaactCAACAAATACGTGAAAACGGAGGAGAACTTCGAGCCGATCAATCGCTGGTGGGAGCGAACTGAGGCCGAAATCGAGCGAGAGCAAGAGAAGCAG TGGTCATACCTGGAGCACAACGGCTTGATGTTTGCGCCTCCATACGAGCCCCACGGCATCGCCGTAAAGTACAAGGGGGAGACAGTGGCGCTCCCGccggacgcggaagaagtTGCGAACTTCTG GTGTGGAGTCTTGGAGAGCGACTACGCGACCAAGACGCGTTTCATCGAGAACTTTTGGAAGGCCTTTCTGCGGAAGCTGCCGAGAAACCATCCCATTCTGCGCGACGAGGGTCACGCGAACGCGAAGCAGGCCTCGGAGTacgccagcggcgagccTCTCTCAGGGTTCGCGGCCTGCGACTTCTCGCCGATCAAGGAGTACCTTGACAAGCAGAAGGAACTGAAGAAGGAGATGACAAAGGAGGAAAAGGAG GTGGTGAAGCAGCAAAAACTGCAGGAAGCTGCGCCGTACGCGTACGCGCTGGTCGACTTCATTCGCGAGAAAGTTGGCAACACGAGAGTGGAGCCTCCTGGCCTCTtccgaggacgcggcgagcaTCCGAAGCAAGGCATGCTGAAG CGCCGCATTTTCTCTGAGGACGTGATTCTGAACctcgccgaagacgcgccggTGCCGCGGGTTGCCCTTCCGGGTCACGCGTGGAAGGACGTTTTCCACGACAACTCAGTCACCTGGCTCGCCTTCTACCGCGACTCGATTAACGACCAA GTGAAGTACATGTATCTGGCGGCGCAGTCGAAATTCAAGGGCCAGCAGGACTTTCTCAAATACGAGAAAGCTCGGAAACTGAAG ctccacGTCGATCGCATCCGCCAGGACTACTTCAAGAAGATGGAAT CTGCAAACTCCCTCGACAGGCAGCTCGGCACCGCCACGTACCTGATTGATTTCCTCGCCCTCAGAGTTGGCGGCGAAAAAGATACAG ATGAGGAGGCGGACACGGTTGGCTGCTGTTCGCTGCGCGTGGAGCATTTGACGTTCGACACGGCGAAGCAGGAAGTCACTTTTGACTTTCTTGGCAAAGACTCCATCCGGTACTTCAACACAGTCAAG ATCCACCCTCAGGCGTTCAAGAACATCGTCGGCTTCTGCAAAGGCAAGAAGCCTGAGGACGACGTCTTCGATAAAATCAAC AGTGCAGCGCTGAACAACCACCTGCGGCAGTTCATGCCTGGCTTGTCCGCGAAGGTCTTCCGCACGTATAACGCGTCGATTACGCTGCAGAATGAGCTTTACAAGTTGGACCAGGCGCTCGCtttgcgcgcggcggaacTCGACGGAAAGCCCGGCGccaagaaagcgaagaaggaggccgtgaagatgcagaagaaggagccAGAATCCGACGATGAAGAccagccgctggcggcggcggccgct AAGGAGAACCCGCAAGAAGAGAccgaggaggagagacgcaAGCGAGAGGAGCAACTGCGAAGCATCACGTGCAACATCGCCAATGTCGGCGAGCTCATTCAGTTCTACAACGACGCTAACAG GGCCGTGGCTATTCTCTGCAACCACCAAAGAAGCGTTCCTAAGCAGCACGCTGCGAGCATGCAAAAGATGGAGCACCAGCAGCTGATGCTGGAGGAGGACATTCGCGAGTGCGAGGCGTACCTCGCATACCTCAAGAAACCTGCgtcgaagaagaaggagcacTTCAGCTTCGCGTCGGACGTCAAG GACTTCCAGGGCAATCCGAGGAAAGCCGTTGTGAAGGACGGCATGAAAGAGGATGTTTGCGcacggcggctgcaggcgcttct AAAGCGGCGCGCAGACCATCTGTTGAAGATCAAGCTGAAGGACGACAACAAAACAGTCGCGTTAGGCACCTCGAAGATCAACTACATGGACCCGCGCATCACGGTTGCGTTCTGCAAGAAATATGAAGTCCCCATCGAGAAGCTTTTTAACAAG AGTTTGCGCCTCAAGTTCCCCTGGGCCATGTTCGCCAAGTCGAGTTTCGAGTTTTGA
- a CDS encoding hypothetical protein (encoded by transcript BESB_054710): protein MKSTFVVVSLFALLAFEEVAAVSQNSLVRDISLHNGSDTVETSMAEVGKKKLWEAVKDVMKSLFMKLGLVDQCAEKKKKNQIPSAAAGDAPIPTFGYPAFDVTSGAAILRGQAPLSFLEGHMQPVKVGAKDWLVQGTADDILRLFFCFERYHVIAEKLQADGTWKTEGDVGPLYVQIQSTAKYGGSPLEILAAYSIEKLKAQIETWGPLDNALGRWWEEGANAVKNGYDILGTYNSLKERIPSLTKDFFGKTWNDVAKAKGPKEKMKALATFFTLNDETRALREEWENLDGVDRDRKMTVYLTSYPSHSPTMATFAFKSNVATMGDVAAVLLAAVRDPTVDNVVRGLGFARRKLKKMLKKEKEEKNESA, encoded by the coding sequence ATGAAGTCAACCTTTGTTGTCGTAAGTCTTTTCGCTTTACTCGCCTTCGAGGAGGTGGCGGCAGTAAGCCAGAATTCTTTGGTTCGCGATATTTCTCTGCACAATGGCAGCGACACAGTGGAAACCTCTATGGCGGAGGTTGGGAAGAAGAAATTGTGGGAAGCAGTGAAAGATGTGATGAAATCTTTATTCATGAAGTTGGGTCTCGTTGATCAATGtgcggaaaagaagaagaaaaatcAAATCCcaagcgcggctgcgggggaTGCACCAATCCCGACGTTCGGCTACCCTGCTTTTGACGTGACCTCGGGCGCTGCAATCTTGAGAGGTCAGGCGCCACTTTCTTTTCTCGAGGGTCACATGCAGCCGGTGAAGGTCGGTGCGAAGGACTGGCTGGTTCAGGGTACTGCCGACGACATTTTGAGACTGTTCTTCTGCTTCGAACGGTACCACGTCATAGCCGAGAAACTGCAGGCTGACGGAACATGGAAAACCGAAGGCGATGTCGGTCCCTTGTACGTCCAAATCCAATCAACGGCTAAGTACGGGGGCAGTCCTCTCGAAATCCTCGCCGCGTATTCCATTGAGAAGCTCAAGGCCCAGATTGAGACGTGGGGACCACTCGACAACGCGCTTGGGAGATGGtgggaggaaggcgcgaacGCTGTGAAGAATGGCTACGACATCCTTGGAACATACAATTCATTGAAGGAACGCATCCCCAGCCTCACAAAAGACTTCTTCGGAAAGACTTGGAACGACGTTGCTAAAGCGAAAGGACCCAAGGAGAAGATGAAGGCTCTTGCTACATTTTTTACGCTGAACGACGAGACTCGCGCCCTTCGTGAGGAGTGGGAGAACCTTGACGGTGTGGACAGGGACAGAAAGATGACGGTCTACCTTACTTCCTATCCGTCACACAGCCCCACTATGGCTACTTTCGCGTTCAAATCGAATGTTGCCACGATGGGAGACGTCGCAGCTGTTTTACTGGCAGCAGTGAGGGATCCTACGGTTGACAATGTCGTTAGGGGCCTGGGTTTCGCCAGGAGAAAATTGAAGAAGATgctgaagaaggagaaggaggagaaaaacgaatCAGCTTAA
- a CDS encoding hypothetical protein (encoded by transcript BESB_054750), with protein sequence MTSSLLLALLTALPLRAQKTVQERRWCDTYASTQRHKQRQSRVPVQLKYRDNSELRGRKHAPELRLRKGTPTLENRLEDRLSTASVCSSAAGTSQLIIHLLALRRAPGGITRSRPRRCDKENRASGKRRGWGAARRLGFSARTQHKNQNEP encoded by the coding sequence ATGacctcctccctcctcctggCGCTCCTTACAGCGCTGCCCCTGAGAGCGCAGAAAACTGTTCAAGAGAGGAGGTGGTGCGACACTTACGCctccacgcagagacacaagCAGAGACAAAGCCGCGTACCAGTACAACTGAAGTACCGAGACAACTCAGAGCTGCGGGGAAGGAAGCACGCTCCTGAGCTGCGACTACGGAAGGGGACCCCCACCCTCGAAAATCGTCTCGAAGACCGCCTCTCCACGGCGTCTGTATGCAGCAGTGCTGCTGGCACGTCCCAGCTCATTATCCACTTGCTtgctctccggcgcgcgcctggaggcatCACTCGCAGTCGCCCGAGGCGATGCGACAAAGAAAACCGCGCCAGCGGGAAGCGAAGGGGATGgggagcagcgcgacgcTTAGGCTTTTCTGCGCGGACACAGCATAAGAATCAAAATGAACCATGA
- a CDS encoding SAG-related sequence SRS42 (encoded by transcript BESB_054720) yields MVLMFLLSALAMTVAARQSVGDAAHTDLQRYYQNARKELQYPFGKYNIVWFSTIRGTGTENVAHVYPGWTVAVECNDAQSWSPSDFSAKKQVCEGTKAECSTATSLAALFPGVPASHQWWTGGDGKVSPAVLNVPSTVPVSKTFTFQCKKTENGKARDQSYTITLLTEEAPPGANFRTLVSA; encoded by the coding sequence ATGGTGCTCATGTTCCTTCTATCGGCGCTGGCCATGACGGTTGCAGCTCGGCAATCAGTTGGTGACGCTGCGCATACCGACTTACAACGCTATTACCAGAACGCGCGAAAGGAGCTACAGTACCCATTTGGAAAGTATAACATTGTCTGGTTCAGCACCATTCGGGGGACGGGCACAGAAAACGTCGCCCACGTTTATCCTGGATGGACAGTTGCAGTCGAGTGCAACGACGCACAGAGCTGGTCTCCAAGCGATTTTAGTGCAAAGAAGCAGGTCTGCGAGGGCACCAAAGCTGAATGCTCCACGGCCACGTCGCTAGCCGCCCTCTTCCCAGGCGTGCCCGCATCGCATCAGTGGTGGACAGGTGGCGACGGAAAGGTGTCACCGGCAGTTTTAAATGTGCCTTCCACCGTCCCTGTTTCAAAGACATTCACGTTCCAATGCAAGAAGACTGAAAATGGTAAAGCCAGAGATCAGTCCTACACCATAACGTTATtgacagaggaggcgccgccgggcgcaAATTTCAGAACGCTGGTCAGCGCGTAG
- a CDS encoding hypothetical protein (encoded by transcript BESB_054740), whose amino-acid sequence MWGPTRVGAEEEKGTEETPALTGACARRAASSACLAFQVEGRRASRANARCFPVGLPEKKIGPCIQAAGQQGTAEGSVSPGGCLAVPALSPGSPSNAPPAEDVANRGVTPQSEGDLREPALAAPSFPLSRAVDLAYQEVFPTLHHASLSSGPSLLSPASPSGSASPPGASPVASRGARRAPLVLVLHGMFRCGDDMLELCSQLHAERVLAVDLRNHGASPFTSSMFLQDMAADVIALIQRELGLSRPRGAGPGPAGTEGELDERGGRPARGGFRDAEASSLRAAEEFPGCEAEPSQARSCGMQARPSRARAAPPHHSASSTAPVASSGCPPRPSVWQRPRGCTVVGHSLGGQVALAAALRAPAGLISGVVALDICPVNYYDWPLPRAGPYDIRDLVELVAAPLLVGDGSKQKALERLGEVAPALKGAGARSLLCLLAEEEVPANRDEEEETCCPQDHARSEERGERGCDSADGGSATQRSHEADGRIQENVTPHGGEEGERACCAPLHSGQAERRVKSPRRSYKTVKKLRWKMNTPVLRDSFRNKTLRWDLPAALSSAQAAPALSSQPHSSSDSLPLTPSTAFSAVPGGVRRPSPSSSAPPTSREAHAAVESFHKPPSPYTGPVLIVRGLCSPWVDPARHWSAIKNYFPAARGLTLESAGHAVHVDQPQETAEAINALLHEVVADA is encoded by the coding sequence ATGTGGGGCCCCACACGCgtgggcgccgaggaggagaaggggaCCGAGGAGACCCCGGCCTTGACGGGAGCGTGTGCGCGGAGAGCTGCGTCTTCGGCTTGCCTTGCCTTCCAAGTAGAGGGTCGCCGTGCTTCCCGCGCGAACGCGCGCTGCTTCCCTGTGGGTCTCCCCGAGAAGAAAATCGGCCCCTGCATCCAGGCTGCCGGTCAGCAAGGGACTGCGGAAGGCTCAGTCTCTCCTGGCGGCTGCCTGGCTGTCccggctctctcgcctggGTCGCCATCCAATgccccgccggcggaggacgtTGCCAATCGTGGAGTGACGCCCCAGTCGGAGGGCGATCTGCGTGAAcccgctctcgctgcgccttcctTCCCCCTGTCCAGGGCGGTGGATCTCGCCTACCAGGAAGTCTTTCCGACTCTTCATCAcgcttcgctttcctccgGGCCGTCACtgctgtcgcctgcctctccctcaGGCTCAGCAAGTCCGCCTGGCGCGTCTCCTGTGGCGAGCCGCGGGGCTCGGCGGGCCCCGTTGGTGCTGGTGCTGCATGGGATGTTTCGCTGCGGAGACGACATGCTCGAGCTCTGttcgcagctgcatgcggagcGCGTGTTGGCGGTCGACCTGCGGAACcacggcgcgtcgccgttcaCTTCCTCCATGTTCCTTCAGGACATGGCTGCCGACGTTATCGCGCTCATTCAGCGTGAGCTGGGCCTCTCGcggccccgcggcgcaggaccGGGGCCCGCAGGCACCGAGGGAGAGCTCGACGAGAGGGGCgggcgaccggcgcggggcgggttccgagacgcagaggcgagctctctccgcgctgcggaagagTTCCCAGGCTGTGAAGCCGAGCCCAGCCAAGCGCGTTCCTGCGGCATGCAGGCGAGACCGAGCcgagcacgcgccgcgcctccgcaccactctgcttcctccactgctcctgtcgcctcctccggctgcccccctcgcccctcgGTGTggcagcgcccgcggggaTGCACCGTGGTAGGGCACAGCCTGGGCGGGCAggtggcgctcgcggcggcgctgcgggcgcctgcagggCTCATCTCGGGCGTGGTCGCGCTCGACATCTGCCCTGTGAATTACTACGACTGGCCGttgccgcgcgcaggcccctACGACATCCGCGACCTCGTTGAACTCGTCGCGGCTCCTCTCCTCGTGGGGGACGGGAGCAAACAAAAGGCTCTTgagcgcctcggcgaggTTGCCCCGGCGCTgaaaggcgcaggcgcacgctCCCTGCTCTGTCTGcttgcagaggaggaggtgcCTGCGAaccgcgacgaggaagaagagacgtgCTGCCCTCAGGAtcacgcgcgcagcgaggagcgaggagagcgcggatGCGACAGCGCGGACGGAGGGAGCGCCACGCAGAGAAGCCATGAAGCAGACGGCCGGATCCAAGAAAACGTGACGCCACAcgggggagaggaaggcgaaaggGCCTGCTGTGCGCCTCTCCACAGTGGGCAGGCAGAACGGCGCGTGAAGAGTCCCCGGAGAAGCTACAAAACGGTCAAGAAGCTGAGATGGAAAATGAACACGCCTGTCCTGCGCGACAGTTTCCGCAACAAAACCCTGAGGTGGGATCTccccgccgctctctcctctgcgcaggctGCTCCCGCCCTGTCCTCGCAGCCTCACTCTTCGTCGGATTCGTTGCCTCTCACTCCTTCGACCGCCTTTTCTGCTGTGCCTGggggcgtccgccgcccttctccgTCCAGCTCCGCCCCGCCGACTTCGCGCGAAGCTCACGCGGCGGTGGAGAGCTTCCATAAGCCCCCCAGCCCGTATACGGGCCCTGTGCTGATTGTGCGGGGACTCTGTTCGCCCTGGGTGGATCCAGCGAGGCACTGGAGCGCGATAAAAAACTACTTCCCTGCAGCTCGCGGGCTGACGCTGGAAAGCGCCGGTCACGCCGTCCATGTAGACCAGCCGCAGGAGACCGCCGAGGCGATAAATGCTCTCCTGCACGAAGTCGTAGCAGACGCGTGA